From the Agromyces laixinhei genome, the window GACTACACGAGCGAGCGCTTCGACGAGGTCGTCAGCGAACAAGACGTCGTCATCGACCTCATCGGCAACGTGAAGGATGCCACGGGCAGCCGCTCGCTCGACGTGCTGCGGCCGGCCGGGCTCATCGTGTCGGTACCGACCGGCGCCTGGCCCGCCATGGCCGAGGAGGCCGCGGAGCGGGGCATCCGCTCGACCGGCTACACCGTCGCGCCCGACGCGCGAACCCTCTCGGTCATCACGCGCCTGATCGACGACGGCGCCGTGCGTGTGCAACTCGATCGCGAACTCCCGCTCGAAGCCGGCGCCGAGGCTCACCGCCTGATCGAGGCCGGCCACGTGCGCGGCAAGGTCGTGCTGCGGGTCGCCCCCGACCCGGCCTGAGCGTCAGCCGGCGCGAGCGTCGAGCAGGGCGCTGCCGAGTTCGCTCCTCAGGTAGAGCACGCTATGGCCGTACCGCGTCGAGACGAGGAGTCCGGCGTCGCGGAGCGCTCGCAGGTGCTGGTTCACCGCCGACGGGGTCACGCCGAACCGCACCCCGAGCTCGGTCGACGACGCCGGGTCGCCGAGCGCTGAGAGCAGGCTCGCCCGGGTCTCGCCGAGGATCGCAGCGACCGCTGCGGGGTTCGCCACCCGCTCGGTCTCCCAGAGCGCACCCTGGCCCCTCGCCGGGTACATGATCATCGGCGGGCCTTCTCCCACCGGCGTCGAGCCCCGGCTCGTGAACATCGTGGGCACGAGGGTCAGCCCGAGTCCGCCGATCGGCTGCACCCGATCGACAGGCTGGCGCAGCCGCACCTCGACGACGCCGTCGGTGTACCCGACGGTGCCCGAGATGCCGTTCAGCATGGTGGAGAGCCCGCTCTGCGCGATCTGGCGGCCGCGGTACACGACATCGGCCTCGAGCACCGCCCGCATGCGTGGCCAATACGGGGCGAACGAGGCATCCCAGAGCTCATGGAGCGCCCGCACGATGCGACGGAGGGCCGCGCGCGGCGACCCCTCGAACACCGCGGGCACATGCCCGTGCACCGCGACGAGGTCGCCGATGAACGTCTCGGCCGGGGTCGCCAGCAGTTGTTCGAATTCGTCGTCGAGCCGGGTCAGCGGCGACTCGGGTCGCGGGTTCAGAAAGTCGGGGGTCCAGAGCCGGTCGTCGATGAGCCCGCGCAGGGCTTCGGCATCGAGGTCGGCCCGCGCCGCCTCGGTGCGGCGCAGCCACGGCAACTGCAGCGGGTAGCGCGCCGGGTCGTCGATCGCGCGCAGCGACAGGCCGAGCTCGCAGAGCGGGGAGATGCCGAAGCGCACGGCCGCGACGTCGCCCTCGTTCAGCACGTATCGCAACATGTAGCGAAACGCTACATCAATTTCTCGCGCCGGACCGATCTGCCAGAACTGTACGAGTGAGCCATTCCTCCCCCGCGACACCTGACACCGGCACGGGTGCCGGCACCGCGCCGACGCCCGACCCCGAGCGCCCGGGCAAGCCGTCGTTGGGCGCCCGCCTCGCGGCATCCGTCGCAGACCCGGTGCTCCGCATCCTCGTCGGCGCCACCCTGATCTCGCGGGTCGGGCGCGGCATCTTCCTCACGGTGACCGTGCTCTACTTCACCTTCATCGTCGGACTCGCGCCGCATGAGATCGCGATCGTGCTCGCCGCGGCGAGCGCTGCGGGCGTCGTGGCGTCGCTCGCCGGGGGCCTCCTCGCCGACCGGTTCAGCGCCAAGCGCCTGCTCATCCTCTTCACGGCGATCGAGGGCGTCGCGCTCATCGCCTATGTCTTCGCCGGCGACTTCGTCACCGCGCTCGTGATCGCCGTCGTCTGCGGGCTCTTCGAGCAGGGCGCCAACTCGACCCGATCGGCGATCATCGCCCGCGCCTTCACGGGCGAGAGCCGGGTGCACGCCCGCGCGGTGCTGCGCACCGTCACGAACGGCGCCATCGCCGTCGGCTCCGGACTCGGAGCGCTCGCCCTCGCGATCGGCACCGCCGACGCGTACCGCATCCTCATCGCCGGCGCCGGCGCGCTCTACCTGCTCGGCATCATCCAGATGGTTCGCCTGCCATCGCGGGTCGATGCTCCGGCGCGCACGGCGGCAGCCCCGGTGACGACCGCAACCGGCTCCGTCGACGCCGCGGCCAGCGCCAAGGCCACCGCCGCCGAACGGCGCGTGTGGCGCCGGCATTCACCGTGGCGCGACCCGCGGTACCTCGTGCTCACCGCGCTCAGCGCCGTGTTCGGCATGCAGTTCGGCGTCGCAGAGCTCGGCGTGCCGCTCTGGATCGCCCGCGAGACGACGGCACCGGAGTCCGTCGTCGCCGCCCTTCTCATTCTCAACACGATCATCGTCGTGATCTTCCAGGTGCCGCTCTCACGCGGCACGCACGACCTGCGCATCGCCGCACGGGTGTCGGGCATCGCGGCGTGGCTCATGGCTGCGGCCTGCCTCGTGTACGCCTCGGCGGCGGGCCTTCCCATCGGATTCGCGATCACCGTGCTCATCATCGCTGCGATCGTGCATGCCTTCGCCGAGGTGTTCTCGCAAGCCGGCGGCTGGGGGCTCAGCTTCGAGCTCGCGGACCCGGTGCGGGCGGGCAGCTACCAGGGTGTCTACGGCATGGGCTACTCGGTCGGCGCCCTCGCCTCTCCGCTCGTCGTCAACGCGACCGCGATCTCGCACGGCTTCTCGGGCTGGGCCGTGCTCGCGGCGATCTTCCTCGCCTCGGGCCTCGGCACCTGGTGGCTCGCGCGGCGCGCTGCGCGCACGGCTGCTCGCGTGGCATGATCGGCGCATGACCGAGCACAGCGCGCAGCTTTCGGCTCACTCCGAAGACGGACGATCGTTCACGGTTCGGGATGCCACGGGCACGCCCTTCATCGCGGGCACGCTGTTGCTCGTCGCGAACGCCGAAGGGCGCCAGCTCGCGCTCGTCGAGGAGCGCGAGACGAACACTCGGGGCGAACCCGAGGCATTGCGCGGGCGCCTCCTCGGCGCGATCGACGACGCCGTCTTCGACCCGCGCGGCGGGCACGCCTTCACCGCGGCCGACGTCAGGGCGGCCGACGCAGCGACGATCGACCTCGTGCACTCGGCCATGGGCGCGACCCTCGAGATCGGGGTCAACCTCAGCCCGCCGAGCCGGCCCGCCCGCCTTCTCGCCCACCGCTTCAACCGTCACACGTTCTGGTGCGGGCAGAGCGGCTCCGGCAAGACGTATGCACTCGGGGTCGTGCTCGAGCAGCTCATCGCGCACACGGCGCTGCCGGTGGTCGTGTTCGACCCCAATTCCGACTTCGTGCGACTCGGCGAGCTGAATCCCGATGCCGACGGGCCCACCGCCGAGCTGCTGGCGCAGCGCGACATCCGGGTGCTCCGACCGAACACGCCGGGAGCCGCGCCCCTGCGCGCACGCCTCACCGCGATGACGATGGAGGCGAAGGCCGCGGTGCTGCGGCTCGACCCTGTGGCCGACCGCGAGGAGTTCAACGCCGCGTTGCACCTTCGCGAGTTGCTCAGCTCGGTCGACACCGCGGAGTTGCTGCCCCGACTGCTCGGCTCAGACGATCCGGCGCAGCGCGCGCTCGGCCTCCGCGTCGAGAACATGGGGCTGTTGGGGTGGGAGGTCTGGGCACGCCGCGACCGCGAGGCGACCGCGGTCATCGATGAGCGAGCGGATGCCACGGTGCTCGACCTCGGCGGATTCTCGACGCCCGATCAGCACCTCGTCGTCGCACTCTCGGTGCTCGATGAGCTGTGGGCCCGCCGCGAGGAACGACGACCCGTGCTGCTCGTCATCGACGAGGCGCACAACCTCTGTTCGCCGATGCTGACCTCGCCGCTCGCCGTCGCGGTGCGCGAGCGCATCGTGCAGATCGCGGCCGAGGGCCGCAAGTTCGGGCTCTGGCTCCTGCTCTCGACGCAGCGACCGTCGAAGGTGGCCCCCGGCATCATCTCGCAGTGCGACAACCTCGCCCTCATGAAGATGACCTCGCCCGTCGACCTCGAGGGGCTCGCGACCTACTTCGGCTACGCCCCGGCAGCGCTCATCGCACGCTCGCCGTGGTTCCGGCAGGGCGAGGCGCTCTTCGCCGGCGGCTTCGTGCCCGCGCCGACGCTGCTCGCGATGAACGCGAGACTCACGCCCGAGGGCGGCAGCGACGTGAGCGTGCCGCTGCGCTGATTCGTGACACCGCTCA encodes:
- a CDS encoding ATP-binding protein; its protein translation is MTEHSAQLSAHSEDGRSFTVRDATGTPFIAGTLLLVANAEGRQLALVEERETNTRGEPEALRGRLLGAIDDAVFDPRGGHAFTAADVRAADAATIDLVHSAMGATLEIGVNLSPPSRPARLLAHRFNRHTFWCGQSGSGKTYALGVVLEQLIAHTALPVVVFDPNSDFVRLGELNPDADGPTAELLAQRDIRVLRPNTPGAAPLRARLTAMTMEAKAAVLRLDPVADREEFNAALHLRELLSSVDTAELLPRLLGSDDPAQRALGLRVENMGLLGWEVWARRDREATAVIDERADATVLDLGGFSTPDQHLVVALSVLDELWARREERRPVLLVIDEAHNLCSPMLTSPLAVAVRERIVQIAAEGRKFGLWLLLSTQRPSKVAPGIISQCDNLALMKMTSPVDLEGLATYFGYAPAALIARSPWFRQGEALFAGGFVPAPTLLAMNARLTPEGGSDVSVPLR
- a CDS encoding ArsR/SmtB family transcription factor, encoding MLRYVLNEGDVAAVRFGISPLCELGLSLRAIDDPARYPLQLPWLRRTEAARADLDAEALRGLIDDRLWTPDFLNPRPESPLTRLDDEFEQLLATPAETFIGDLVAVHGHVPAVFEGSPRAALRRIVRALHELWDASFAPYWPRMRAVLEADVVYRGRQIAQSGLSTMLNGISGTVGYTDGVVEVRLRQPVDRVQPIGGLGLTLVPTMFTSRGSTPVGEGPPMIMYPARGQGALWETERVANPAAVAAILGETRASLLSALGDPASSTELGVRFGVTPSAVNQHLRALRDAGLLVSTRYGHSVLYLRSELGSALLDARAG
- a CDS encoding MFS transporter; the encoded protein is MSHSSPATPDTGTGAGTAPTPDPERPGKPSLGARLAASVADPVLRILVGATLISRVGRGIFLTVTVLYFTFIVGLAPHEIAIVLAAASAAGVVASLAGGLLADRFSAKRLLILFTAIEGVALIAYVFAGDFVTALVIAVVCGLFEQGANSTRSAIIARAFTGESRVHARAVLRTVTNGAIAVGSGLGALALAIGTADAYRILIAGAGALYLLGIIQMVRLPSRVDAPARTAAAPVTTATGSVDAAASAKATAAERRVWRRHSPWRDPRYLVLTALSAVFGMQFGVAELGVPLWIARETTAPESVVAALLILNTIIVVIFQVPLSRGTHDLRIAARVSGIAAWLMAAACLVYASAAGLPIGFAITVLIIAAIVHAFAEVFSQAGGWGLSFELADPVRAGSYQGVYGMGYSVGALASPLVVNATAISHGFSGWAVLAAIFLASGLGTWWLARRAARTAARVA